A DNA window from Gillisia sp. Hel1_33_143 contains the following coding sequences:
- a CDS encoding UDP-glycosyltransferase: MSSKKILILLPDGVGLRNFAFSNFVEIGEQLGWEVIFWNQTPFYLSSLGLKEIKLQVKPRPFTDLIKRAKINSELSHFENKWNDSVYSSYKFSPSSSGIKARLKNTIVSILESRSKNENGLKQLRNRLKKSERSSKFYDHCKVVLKREKPDIVFCTSQRPVTAIAPLTAAQDLNIPTASFIFSWDNLSKATLVVEADHYFVWSKYMMDELVKYYPYINTKNIHITGTPQFEAHYNASLLISKEVFFEQHNLDLQKKYICFSGDDITTSPDDPQYLEDLAKAVQTLNAEGLHLGIIFRRCPVDFSGRYQAVIDTYPEIIKEISPLWEKQGDSWNTILPTKADVALQVNTVQYSSALINLGSTMVFDAVTHNKSCFYINYDVENKKVEDWSTENIYKYVHFRSMPSSNSVIWINSKNEIANKIASLLNNDDEDVIRNAKTWFNVINESPADKASERIWKCLEKIKTNN, encoded by the coding sequence TTGAGCTCTAAAAAAATTTTAATTTTACTTCCTGATGGTGTAGGTTTAAGAAACTTTGCCTTTTCTAATTTTGTAGAGATTGGAGAGCAATTAGGGTGGGAGGTGATCTTTTGGAATCAAACTCCGTTCTATTTGAGTTCTCTTGGATTAAAGGAAATCAAACTTCAAGTTAAACCAAGACCATTTACAGATCTTATAAAAAGAGCTAAGATAAATTCAGAACTAAGTCATTTCGAAAATAAATGGAATGATTCGGTATATAGTTCTTATAAATTCTCGCCTTCGTCTAGTGGAATTAAAGCAAGACTCAAAAATACAATTGTCTCAATTTTAGAGAGCCGATCAAAGAATGAGAATGGATTAAAGCAATTGAGAAATAGGTTAAAAAAGTCTGAACGAAGTTCCAAATTTTACGATCATTGCAAAGTGGTCTTAAAAAGAGAAAAGCCGGATATTGTATTTTGTACCAGTCAGAGACCAGTAACGGCAATAGCACCACTTACTGCAGCGCAAGATTTAAATATTCCAACCGCTTCCTTCATCTTTTCCTGGGATAACCTGTCTAAAGCCACATTAGTGGTAGAAGCAGATCACTATTTTGTTTGGAGTAAATATATGATGGACGAATTGGTTAAATATTATCCTTATATAAATACCAAGAATATACATATTACAGGCACACCACAGTTTGAAGCTCATTACAATGCCAGCTTACTTATATCTAAAGAAGTTTTTTTTGAACAGCATAATTTAGATCTTCAAAAAAAATATATTTGTTTTAGCGGAGATGATATTACAACTTCACCCGATGATCCTCAGTACTTGGAAGATCTGGCAAAAGCGGTGCAAACTTTAAATGCTGAAGGACTTCATCTAGGTATCATATTTAGAAGATGCCCTGTAGATTTTTCGGGAAGATATCAGGCTGTTATAGATACATATCCTGAAATAATAAAAGAGATAAGTCCTCTGTGGGAGAAACAAGGCGATAGTTGGAATACCATTTTGCCAACCAAAGCAGATGTGGCCTTACAGGTGAATACTGTACAATATAGCAGTGCTTTGATTAATTTAGGTTCTACTATGGTGTTTGATGCCGTAACTCATAACAAATCTTGCTTTTATATCAATTATGATGTAGAAAATAAAAAAGTTGAAGATTGGAGCACAGAAAATATCTATAAATATGTTCATTTTAGATCGATGCCATCTTCCAATTCTGTAATATGGATAAATAGTAAGAATGAGATAGCAAATAAAATTGCAAGCTTACTAAATAACGATGATGAAGACGTGATTAGAAATGCCAAGACTTGGTTTAACGTGATCAATGAATCTCCAGCAGATAAGGCTTCAGAACGTATCTGGAAATGTTTAGAGAAGATCAAAACAAATAATTAA
- a CDS encoding glycosyltransferase family 2 protein: MLTIIYSYRNRDLNRLENSFNSLARQSVKDFDVILVDYGSEPDLAKNAKELCSKYKFISYIYRFAQYQPWNKSKALNSVIKDLKTEQCFVADVDMIFRSDFIEIAYSLKDPENITYFEVGFLGPKEDLKDLNFADITNYRKSTHEATGLSLFPVTALKQIRGFDEFYHFWGAEDTDVHKRLIDKGYKTDFYNSETLMFHQWHPSYRSSESKKITKDFQISGIVQLNHQYLQNGLLKTSTEVNAKGWGETLLNEELQSLEKESVNLILNTEKRKIDNLLFGILPNLGNGILKVRIESLKKDNLRQMLKKSMGKKVPECYSLKKVNDLILLHLISYYRDLPYTFKIDDKLQSIEFALKITNR, encoded by the coding sequence TTGCTGACGATAATTTATTCATATAGAAATCGAGACTTAAATAGATTAGAGAATTCGTTCAATTCTTTGGCTAGGCAATCTGTAAAAGATTTTGATGTTATCTTGGTAGATTATGGTTCTGAACCAGATTTGGCTAAGAATGCTAAGGAGTTATGTTCAAAGTATAAATTTATTTCTTACATATATCGATTTGCCCAATATCAACCTTGGAATAAATCTAAAGCATTAAACTCAGTGATCAAAGACCTGAAAACTGAACAATGTTTTGTTGCAGATGTTGATATGATCTTCAGAAGTGATTTTATTGAAATAGCCTATTCTTTAAAAGATCCAGAGAACATTACTTATTTTGAAGTTGGATTTTTAGGTCCGAAGGAAGATCTAAAAGATCTGAATTTTGCTGATATAACCAATTATAGAAAAAGTACTCATGAAGCTACAGGGCTTAGTTTATTTCCTGTTACTGCTTTAAAACAGATACGCGGCTTCGATGAGTTTTACCATTTCTGGGGAGCAGAAGATACAGACGTTCATAAAAGATTAATTGATAAGGGCTATAAAACAGATTTCTATAATTCAGAAACATTGATGTTCCATCAGTGGCATCCTAGTTATAGAAGTTCAGAGTCTAAAAAAATAACTAAAGATTTTCAGATCTCTGGAATAGTACAATTAAACCACCAGTATTTACAGAATGGTCTGCTTAAAACGTCTACAGAAGTAAATGCGAAAGGATGGGGCGAAACTTTGCTAAACGAAGAACTGCAAAGCTTAGAAAAGGAATCTGTAAACCTAATTTTGAATACTGAAAAAAGGAAAATAGATAATTTACTATTTGGGATTCTTCCAAATCTAGGAAACGGAATTTTAAAAGTGAGAATTGAAAGTTTAAAGAAGGATAATCTTAGACAAATGCTTAAGAAAAGTATGGGGAAAAAAGTTCCTGAATGTTACTCATTAAAAAAAGTAAATGACTTGATTTTGCTGCATCTCATCTCATATTATAGAGATTTACCCTATACCTTTAAAATAGATGATAAATTGCAAAGTATAGAATTTGCTTTGAAAATAACAAATAGATAA
- a CDS encoding glycosyltransferase — MKILMVSMFSNHFFNWTKQLEVQGHTIYWLDVYDANIQVDKISFVHHIIGWRNKTNYPGRYTIKKELPKLYDFISKFNQNKLADIFEKKLIEIQPDIVQSFEMFSSCLPILEVMQKYPKTKWVYNIWGNDLFYFKEFTKPKVQIKEVLKRINYLFSDCERDHEIVMELGFNGKFLGVFPTGGGYDLDKYDKFLKEASERKTILIKGYEHEFGRCIKVLKAIATMKPELSGYNIVVFGANEKVEVFCKENNLDDWDNLIIYKQRAHSEILKLMGESLIYLGNSISDGMPNTLLEAIIMGVFPIQSNPGGATSEMITHGVNGFLINDAEDSSEIKSLIAQALKDPILLKSGVDYNLENIKPKLERSFIANQVNQKYQYLQQAL; from the coding sequence ATGAAGATATTAATGGTTTCTATGTTTTCTAATCATTTTTTTAATTGGACCAAACAATTGGAAGTTCAAGGACATACTATTTACTGGCTCGATGTATATGATGCCAATATTCAGGTAGATAAAATAAGCTTTGTGCACCACATAATTGGTTGGAGAAATAAAACAAATTATCCGGGCAGATATACGATAAAGAAAGAATTACCAAAACTCTATGATTTTATTAGTAAGTTCAATCAAAATAAGTTAGCAGATATTTTCGAGAAAAAATTAATTGAAATTCAGCCGGATATTGTACAAAGTTTTGAAATGTTTTCTTCCTGTCTGCCAATTCTTGAAGTGATGCAAAAATATCCAAAGACCAAATGGGTTTATAATATTTGGGGAAATGATCTCTTCTATTTTAAAGAATTTACTAAGCCAAAAGTACAGATCAAGGAAGTTTTAAAAAGAATAAATTATCTCTTTTCAGATTGTGAAAGAGATCATGAAATTGTTATGGAGCTTGGGTTTAATGGAAAGTTTTTAGGAGTCTTTCCAACCGGTGGGGGTTATGATCTTGACAAATATGATAAGTTCTTAAAGGAAGCTTCTGAAAGAAAAACTATTTTGATAAAAGGTTATGAGCATGAGTTTGGGAGGTGTATTAAAGTTTTAAAGGCAATTGCAACAATGAAACCTGAATTATCAGGTTATAATATTGTTGTATTTGGAGCAAATGAAAAAGTGGAAGTTTTCTGTAAAGAAAACAATCTAGATGATTGGGATAATTTAATTATTTACAAGCAAAGAGCACATTCCGAAATTTTGAAGTTGATGGGAGAATCTTTGATCTATTTAGGTAACAGTATATCAGACGGAATGCCGAATACCTTATTGGAAGCTATCATTATGGGTGTGTTTCCTATTCAGTCTAATCCTGGGGGAGCCACCTCAGAAATGATCACTCATGGCGTGAATGGATTTTTAATAAACGATGCGGAAGATTCCTCTGAAATAAAAAGCTTAATTGCTCAAGCTTTGAAAGATCCAATTCTATTAAAATCTGGTGTAGACTATAACTTAGAAAATATAAAGCCTAAATTAGAACGAAGTTTTATTGCGAATCAGGTAAATCAGAAATATCAATATCTACAACAAGCCTTATAA
- the neuB gene encoding N-acetylneuraminate synthase gives MKPYIDISGRKIGEDYPPLVIAEIGINHEGSLETAKEMVDAAHRAGAEIVKHQTHIVEDEMSSAAKKVIPGNADISIYEIMKRCALDEADERSLKEYVESKGMIFISTPFSRAAANRLENFDVPAYKIGSGECNNYPLLEHIAGFGKPVILSTGMNSIESVKKAVAIFDKYKVPVALLHTTNLYPTPIHLVRLGAMQELHNSFPEKVFGLSDHTLNNNACLGAVALGASILERHFTDHMKRTGPDIICSMDEKACAELIISSAEIAQMRGGKKEAALEEKVTIDFAFATVCTIKNIKKGEVFSKENIWVKRPGTGEILAENYDQVLGKISTSDIENDNQLKWSDIVK, from the coding sequence ATGAAACCATATATTGATATATCTGGAAGAAAGATAGGGGAAGATTATCCCCCTTTAGTAATTGCTGAAATTGGTATTAACCATGAAGGTTCTCTCGAGACTGCTAAAGAAATGGTTGATGCTGCACATAGAGCTGGAGCAGAGATTGTTAAACATCAAACTCATATTGTAGAAGACGAAATGAGTTCTGCCGCTAAAAAGGTGATCCCAGGAAATGCAGATATTTCTATTTATGAAATAATGAAACGTTGTGCTTTAGATGAGGCAGATGAAAGAAGCTTAAAAGAGTATGTTGAAAGCAAGGGTATGATCTTTATTTCTACCCCTTTTTCTAGAGCAGCAGCAAACAGGTTAGAAAATTTTGATGTTCCGGCTTACAAAATAGGTAGTGGAGAATGTAATAATTATCCCTTGTTAGAACATATTGCCGGTTTTGGAAAACCTGTAATTCTAAGCACAGGTATGAACAGTATTGAAAGCGTTAAAAAAGCGGTTGCTATATTTGATAAGTACAAAGTTCCGGTTGCTCTACTACATACAACTAACTTATACCCAACCCCAATACATTTGGTAAGATTAGGAGCTATGCAGGAACTTCATAATTCTTTTCCAGAAAAAGTTTTCGGATTGTCAGATCACACTTTAAATAATAATGCCTGCTTAGGTGCTGTGGCTTTAGGTGCTTCTATTTTAGAAAGACACTTTACAGATCATATGAAACGCACTGGGCCTGATATTATTTGCAGTATGGATGAAAAAGCCTGTGCAGAACTTATAATTTCTAGTGCTGAAATTGCGCAAATGCGTGGAGGTAAAAAGGAAGCGGCATTAGAAGAAAAGGTGACTATAGATTTTGCATTTGCAACGGTGTGTACTATAAAAAACATTAAAAAGGGAGAGGTGTTCTCAAAGGAAAATATTTGGGTAAAGCGTCCTGGCACTGGAGAAATCTTAGCAGAGAACTATGATCAAGTCTTGGGTAAGATTTCCACTTCCGATATAGAAAATGACAATCAATTAAAATGGTCTGATATTGTTAAGTAA
- a CDS encoding acylneuraminate cytidylyltransferase family protein — protein MPARGGSKRLPGKNIKLLDGLPLIVHSINFAKENLGIIDKIVVSTDHDEIKKIAKTNGAEVIDRPLELAQDLTSTLEVLHHIMDELDEQYDNVILLQPTNPLRPQHLLENAYSDYLKGNFNSLMTVTRNHQKFGKIKDSRFVPFNYKMGERSQDLEPLYFENGLLYIVKAEIIKNGELLAPNNCAYVIDHLWAKVDIDTLDDFEYAEFLMKKENRK, from the coding sequence ATTCCCGCTCGAGGAGGATCTAAAAGATTACCGGGTAAAAACATCAAGTTATTAGATGGGTTACCCTTAATTGTGCATAGTATTAATTTTGCCAAAGAGAATTTAGGTATTATAGATAAGATTGTTGTTTCTACAGATCATGATGAGATAAAAAAGATAGCAAAAACCAATGGAGCAGAAGTTATTGATAGACCTTTAGAATTAGCTCAAGATCTAACATCTACCTTAGAAGTTCTTCATCATATAATGGATGAGCTAGATGAGCAGTATGATAACGTAATATTATTACAACCTACCAATCCTTTAAGACCTCAACATTTATTAGAAAATGCATATTCAGACTATCTAAAAGGTAATTTTAATAGTTTAATGACTGTGACTCGAAATCATCAAAAATTCGGAAAAATAAAAGATTCTAGGTTCGTACCCTTCAATTATAAAATGGGGGAAAGAAGTCAGGATCTAGAACCATTATATTTTGAAAATGGATTGCTTTATATTGTCAAAGCTGAAATTATAAAAAACGGAGAACTGTTGGCTCCTAATAATTGTGCTTATGTGATAGACCATCTCTGGGCGAAAGTTGATATTGATACCTTAGATGATTTTGAGTATGCGGAGTTTTTGATGAAAAAGGAGAATAGAAAATAA
- a CDS encoding glycosyltransferase family 2 protein → MENTVPKLSIVSPVYQSEATLELLVSEVEKVMKSMQVSYEIILVDDRSKDNSWSILQSISKKNIEVTAVRLSRNFGQHPAIMAGLSISKGDWVVVLDCDLQDQPKEIVKLYEKAMEGYDVVLAKRVDRQDSFFKKTSSYIFSKSYKIFTDTHYDHEIANFGIYKKKVISSILEISDYIKFFPLFVKFVGFNVTSLEVDHANREEGKSSYSYSKLISLAFNTIISFSNKPLKLFVKFGLLVSILSFLVGVYYMILAFTGKIEVLGFSSIIISIWFLSGVIITTIGVCGIYLGKIFDQTKNRPVYIIDEIV, encoded by the coding sequence ATGGAGAATACTGTTCCAAAATTATCTATTGTTAGCCCTGTTTATCAAAGTGAGGCTACTCTTGAACTTTTAGTTTCAGAGGTCGAAAAGGTAATGAAGAGTATGCAGGTCTCTTATGAGATAATTCTGGTAGATGACAGAAGTAAAGATAATAGCTGGAGTATTCTTCAAAGCATATCGAAAAAAAATATTGAAGTAACTGCTGTAAGATTAAGTAGAAATTTTGGACAGCACCCTGCAATTATGGCTGGTTTATCAATATCTAAAGGAGATTGGGTGGTTGTTCTAGATTGTGATCTTCAAGATCAACCTAAAGAAATTGTCAAACTATATGAAAAGGCAATGGAGGGCTATGATGTTGTTTTGGCTAAAAGAGTTGATAGACAAGATTCTTTTTTTAAAAAAACTTCCTCTTATATTTTTTCTAAATCTTATAAAATATTTACTGATACACATTACGATCATGAAATTGCAAATTTCGGAATATATAAAAAGAAGGTAATCTCATCAATATTAGAAATATCAGATTACATAAAATTCTTTCCTTTATTTGTCAAATTTGTTGGTTTTAATGTTACATCTTTAGAGGTTGATCATGCAAATAGAGAAGAAGGGAAATCTAGTTATAGCTATTCTAAGTTGATTAGTTTGGCATTTAATACTATCATTTCATTTTCTAATAAACCATTAAAACTATTTGTGAAGTTTGGGTTGTTGGTTTCTATATTATCATTTTTAGTTGGTGTTTATTATATGATCTTAGCTTTTACGGGAAAGATAGAAGTGTTAGGATTTAGTTCCATTATTATTTCCATTTGGTTCCTCTCGGGTGTGATTATTACTACCATTGGAGTTTGTGGAATATATTTAGGTAAGATATTCGATCAAACAAAAAATCGACCTGTTTATATAATTGATGAGATTGTATGA
- a CDS encoding GNAT family N-acetyltransferase, with translation MKVILKGWDSNFFNLKVGEYKVENNVGQNVKAADFDLIYCYSESEINLSLSNFLNSYSEIQLNFRKKIIPINYKHPEIFELNQLSEFNINELYELAYESGKYSRFKLDSKFSEKQFQELYEKWIDNSINSQFADIFLIFFKDEKITGFVTCNVGKDSASIGLLAVNENQQGKGIGRILIHSLESYLHKNSIDILNVVTQSENNVAIDSYKKMGFELITQKYIKHYWKL, from the coding sequence ATGAAAGTAATTTTAAAAGGTTGGGATTCCAATTTTTTCAACCTGAAAGTTGGAGAGTATAAAGTTGAAAATAATGTTGGGCAAAACGTCAAAGCAGCTGACTTTGATTTAATTTATTGTTATTCAGAATCTGAAATTAATTTATCTCTTTCAAACTTTCTTAATAGCTATTCTGAAATTCAATTAAATTTTAGAAAAAAAATAATTCCTATAAACTATAAACATCCTGAAATATTTGAACTAAACCAATTATCAGAATTTAATATAAATGAACTTTATGAATTAGCTTATGAAAGCGGTAAGTATAGCCGTTTTAAATTAGACTCAAAATTCTCCGAAAAACAGTTTCAGGAATTATATGAAAAATGGATTGATAATTCTATAAATTCACAATTTGCAGATATCTTCTTAATTTTTTTCAAGGATGAAAAGATTACTGGATTTGTAACTTGTAATGTGGGAAAAGATTCTGCTTCTATAGGTTTATTAGCTGTAAACGAGAATCAACAAGGAAAAGGAATTGGTCGAATTTTAATACATAGCCTAGAATCATATTTACATAAAAATAGTATTGATATACTAAATGTGGTTACTCAATCTGAAAATAATGTAGCTATTGACTCTTATAAAAAAATGGGATTCGAATTAATAACTCAGAAATATATTAAACATTATTGGAAATTATGA
- the rffA gene encoding dTDP-4-amino-4,6-dideoxygalactose transaminase encodes MIPFNKPYFTGNESRYIEEAVKSGKISGNGNFTKKCQHFLEQEFGFNKCLLTTSCTDALEMAAILLDIQLGDEVIMPSYTFVSTANAFVLRGAKIIFADSKNTHPGFDEHSLESLITPRTKAIVPVHYAGVACNMDLIMHLAKKYNLFVVEDAAQAIGAYYTDRNGIQKALGSIGHLAAFSFHETKNIISGEGGMLVVNDDNFVERAEIIWEKGTNRAQFFRGEINKYEWVDIGSSFLPSEIVAAFLWAQLENIESIQQKRLRLWNTYNEELKDWATQNEIKLPFIPDYASNNAHMFYLVCNSLEQRTRLIEFLRENEILAVFHYVSLHSSEFYRKNNEYFQLTNSDIYTEQLVRLPFFFELEINKVIDVLKKFH; translated from the coding sequence ATGATTCCCTTTAACAAACCATATTTTACAGGTAATGAATCTCGCTACATTGAAGAGGCGGTTAAGTCTGGTAAAATTTCAGGAAACGGTAATTTCACTAAAAAATGTCAACATTTTTTGGAGCAGGAATTTGGTTTTAACAAGTGCCTACTTACCACTTCTTGTACAGATGCCTTGGAAATGGCAGCTATCTTACTAGATATTCAGCTGGGAGATGAGGTTATTATGCCTTCTTACACTTTTGTTTCTACTGCCAATGCATTTGTTTTACGAGGTGCCAAGATAATTTTTGCAGATAGCAAAAACACACACCCGGGATTCGATGAACATTCTCTAGAGAGTTTGATTACTCCTAGAACAAAAGCAATTGTACCGGTTCATTATGCAGGTGTTGCTTGTAATATGGATTTGATCATGCATCTTGCGAAAAAATATAACCTATTTGTAGTAGAAGATGCGGCTCAAGCAATTGGAGCATACTATACAGATAGAAACGGAATTCAAAAGGCATTAGGTTCTATTGGACACTTGGCAGCATTTTCTTTTCATGAAACCAAGAATATAATCTCCGGAGAAGGTGGGATGTTGGTTGTAAATGATGACAATTTTGTGGAAAGAGCAGAGATTATTTGGGAAAAAGGTACAAATAGGGCTCAATTTTTTAGAGGTGAGATCAATAAATATGAATGGGTAGATATAGGTTCTTCGTTCTTACCTTCTGAAATTGTTGCTGCTTTTCTTTGGGCACAATTAGAAAACATAGAAAGTATCCAACAAAAAAGGCTTCGATTATGGAATACATATAACGAAGAGCTGAAAGATTGGGCCACACAAAATGAAATAAAACTTCCCTTTATTCCTGACTATGCAAGTAATAATGCCCATATGTTTTATTTAGTATGTAACTCTTTAGAACAAAGGACCAGACTCATTGAATTTCTTAGAGAAAATGAAATTTTAGCGGTATTTCATTATGTTAGTTTGCACTCGAGTGAATTCTATAGAAAGAATAACGAATATTTTCAATTAACCAACTCAGATATTTATACAGAGCAGCTAGTGAGATTGCCCTTCTTTTTTGAATTAGAAATAAATAAGGTGATAGATGTACTTAAAAAATTTCATTAA
- the neuC gene encoding UDP-N-acetylglucosamine 2-epimerase, producing MTKKRILFLTGTRADFGKIKSLIQILDSDVDFEVFVFVTGMHLQQEYGYTLLEIERCNFSNVHTFENFTHETTMDLTLAKTIEGLSGYIKEIDPDMIVVHGDRVETLAGAIVGSLNNILVAHIEGGEISGTVDELIRHSVSKLSHIHFVSNNEACKRLIQMGELEKSIFEIGSPDIDLMLSPYLPALDVVKEYYQISFKHYAVAMFHPVTTEVLHIETYVKNFIDALLNDDHNYVVIYPNNDLGSKTILKEYKRILDNKRFRLIPSLRFEYFLSLLKETQFIIGNSSAGIREAPYYQIPIINIGTRQQNRSQFADIIHVDYDIKSISKALDMVDDHQISYQQTSYGKGNSSVEFLTALKNSTLWEINHQKQFKDL from the coding sequence ATGACTAAAAAAAGAATTCTTTTCTTAACAGGCACCAGAGCAGATTTTGGAAAGATAAAATCGCTTATTCAGATCTTAGATTCGGATGTGGATTTTGAAGTCTTTGTTTTTGTAACCGGAATGCATCTTCAGCAGGAATATGGGTATACATTACTTGAAATTGAACGCTGTAATTTTTCCAACGTTCATACCTTCGAAAATTTTACTCATGAAACTACCATGGATCTAACACTGGCAAAGACTATTGAAGGTTTGTCTGGATATATAAAGGAGATCGATCCAGACATGATCGTGGTACATGGAGATCGAGTAGAAACTTTGGCAGGAGCTATTGTAGGGTCGTTGAATAATATTTTAGTGGCGCACATAGAGGGTGGTGAGATCTCTGGTACAGTAGATGAATTGATAAGACATAGCGTAAGTAAGTTGAGTCATATTCATTTTGTTTCTAATAATGAAGCTTGTAAGAGGTTAATTCAAATGGGTGAATTGGAGAAATCGATCTTTGAAATTGGATCGCCTGATATCGATCTAATGTTATCCCCGTATCTTCCTGCTTTGGATGTTGTTAAAGAATATTATCAAATTTCATTTAAGCACTATGCAGTAGCAATGTTTCATCCTGTTACCACAGAAGTATTGCATATAGAGACCTATGTAAAAAACTTTATAGATGCTTTATTGAATGATGATCATAATTATGTAGTGATCTATCCTAATAATGACTTAGGAAGTAAAACTATTTTGAAAGAATACAAACGCATTTTAGATAATAAAAGATTCAGGCTTATCCCATCTTTAAGATTTGAATATTTTCTGAGTCTTCTAAAGGAAACTCAATTTATAATTGGTAATAGCAGTGCCGGGATTAGAGAAGCTCCTTATTACCAAATACCTATAATAAACATTGGAACAAGACAACAAAATAGATCTCAATTTGCAGATATTATCCATGTAGATTATGATATAAAAAGTATTAGCAAAGCATTAGATATGGTAGACGATCACCAAATTAGCTATCAACAAACATCATATGGTAAGGGAAACAGTTCAGTTGAGTTTTTGACAGCTCTTAAGAATTCTACTTTGTGGGAGATTAATCATCAGAAACAGTTTAAAGACCTATAG
- a CDS encoding UDP-glycosyltransferase, whose product MSAKQKILVVVESIDVEDSSGAKANLALITNLQSAGYQLKVLHYTRKDIQVSDVECVAVKENRRSLYFYLSRLERQIRYILKIKLSKPLENIFGFSFTLFNDRNSIVSALKDLDHSEFDLVLTLSQGGRFRPHHALLKLPHLHNKWMAYIHDPYPMHLYPEPYPWKEPGYKIKAEFMEEVSVKAAFHAFPSKLLMEWMGNYFEGFAKKGIVIPHQILEEQFQLEITSNYFDASNFNIVHSGNLLWGRDPKGLINGYLKFINNIPEAKDQSCMMFLGGKNHYTKQLLHYHEKYDTIYVSGNYVPFEETQYVQKNSAVNVILEAKAETSPFLPGKFPHCVLANKPILLLGPRVSESRRLLGEDYRFWSEIDSEEVIADLLGELYRDWKLKSGNLSLNRQDLKNYLSVDHLRSVVNTVFPKIEA is encoded by the coding sequence TTAGTTGTAGTTGAATCTATTGATGTTGAAGACAGCAGCGGTGCTAAGGCTAATTTGGCTCTTATAACTAATCTACAATCTGCAGGATATCAATTAAAAGTACTTCATTATACTAGGAAAGATATACAAGTATCGGATGTTGAATGTGTAGCCGTAAAAGAAAATAGGAGAAGTTTATACTTCTATTTAAGTCGCTTAGAAAGGCAAATACGCTACATTTTAAAAATTAAATTGAGTAAGCCATTAGAAAATATTTTTGGATTTTCTTTTACCCTTTTTAATGATAGAAATAGCATAGTTTCTGCTCTTAAAGACTTAGATCATTCAGAATTTGATCTTGTTCTCACCCTTAGCCAAGGCGGTAGGTTTAGACCGCATCATGCATTACTTAAATTACCACATCTTCATAATAAATGGATGGCATATATTCATGATCCTTATCCAATGCACCTATATCCTGAGCCTTACCCATGGAAAGAGCCGGGATATAAGATCAAGGCTGAATTTATGGAGGAAGTTTCTGTGAAAGCTGCATTTCATGCTTTTCCTAGTAAATTATTAATGGAATGGATGGGGAACTATTTTGAGGGATTTGCAAAAAAAGGTATAGTTATCCCACATCAGATCTTGGAGGAACAATTTCAATTAGAAATTACTTCAAATTATTTTGATGCTTCTAATTTTAATATTGTTCATTCTGGTAACCTGTTATGGGGCAGAGATCCTAAAGGATTGATCAATGGTTATTTAAAATTTATCAATAACATTCCAGAGGCTAAAGATCAAAGTTGCATGATGTTTTTGGGTGGAAAGAATCATTATACAAAGCAGTTATTGCATTACCATGAAAAGTACGATACCATCTATGTAAGTGGTAACTATGTGCCTTTTGAAGAAACTCAGTACGTGCAAAAGAATAGTGCTGTAAATGTTATATTAGAAGCAAAGGCGGAAACAAGTCCCTTCTTACCTGGGAAATTTCCTCATTGTGTCTTAGCAAATAAACCTATTTTGCTCCTTGGACCTCGCGTTAGTGAATCAAGACGATTGTTAGGAGAAGATTATAGGTTTTGGTCTGAAATAGATTCAGAAGAAGTTATTGCTGACTTGCTTGGCGAGCTTTATAGAGATTGGAAATTAAAATCGGGTAATCTCAGTTTAAATAGACAAGATTTAAAAAATTACTTATCAGTAGACCATTTGAGATCTGTAGTGAATACAGTTTTCCCAAAAATAGAAGCATGA